TTATAGTTTCCTAGTTTGTCATAGCAAACACATAGTTGTAAATGAGGCAGCCATGTCCAACAGGAATCGTTAAAAAATCCCCAGCTATCTTTTGGCTTCTCAAGTTTTGTAGCTTCTTCATACCAAAAAGCCGCTTGTTTATATTTCTTTTCATGTAAGAAAGAAAAACCAATTTTACAGCAAGCTTCAGCTCTTGGAGTGTCGTATTCAAAGCTTCTAAAAGCATATTTTCTAGCTTCTTCTATTTTATTTATTGATTGATAGTAATCGCATATTTTTCCACAAACTCGAATGTTATCTTCAAACCAGCCTTGTTTTGAATCTAAAAACTTGTTATAGTATTCTAAAGCCTCATCGTATATATTGTGGTCATACAATTCATTACCATAGTAAAGTATATCTCTAGGAGTAAATTCTGCTCCTTGCTCTAGTTTACCTCGATAAATTTCAAGATTTCGTTTAGGTGTATGCTTTATCTTTTTATGGGTTATGCCAATTTCGCTATTGAATATATTTCCTCCCACGGCTAAATATTCATGAACAAAACCATACCACTTAAAATTATTAACTCTTTTAACTAAGCGATTACGTCTGTAACTTGCGGTTACATTTCCATACTCATCAAAACCTATATTATACTTTGCAGTTACAGAGTCTACAGAAGGATCTAAAGTTTCTTTTAAAGTTTTAAGTTTTTCTACATCTTCAGGAAGTATAACATCATCAGCATCTAACCAAAGAATATAATCTTTAGTGGCATTGCTAAAAGAAAAGTTTCTAGCAGCAGAAAAATCATCAATCCACTGAAAATCATAAATTTTTGACGTGTATCTACCAACTATATCCTTTGTCTTATCGCTTGAGCCAGTATCAACAATTATCATTTCATCAGCTATGTCTTTTACTGATTCTAAGCATCGTGCTATTGAATCTTCTTCATTTTTTACTATCATACAAAGACTAATAGTTATCAAATAACCACCTTCTTTAAATTTTACATTATATAATATGACAATAAAAATATTTTGATACAAGTTTTATTATATGAAGAAGATTGTCGGCTTAGGAATAGACAGGCGATCCAAGTTATAATTTTATTTTATCAGAATATAGTTGTATTTAAGGCACTAATAATTGTATAAAAATAATTAACTAGTGCTGTAGTTGTGGCAATACCAGTTAATGTGCAGCTATCCTTAAATATTTGCTAATTTAAAAAATAGTATATACAAAAATATTTCATACAAGACCAAAAAGAGCTATCGCTAAACAAACTTTAATTTGCCAATGCGATAGCTCTATGAAATTAAAAATTTATTAGAAAGTTATAGAATTAATACTTCTATTAACGGCAGTTCCAGAAGTAACGTTATTTGCTACAGTAAAGATAACTCGAAGTTGATAAACAATAGGACCAGTTACTGTTGCTGTATCAACGTAAGTGTTAGGGATTTGAAAACGTTGAGTTCCAGCTGAAGCAATAGATCTTTGGGTTATTCTTGAATTAATTAAAGTGCCGTTGGCGTATAACCTTACTTCAAAAGTTTGATCAGAGTTTGCTGTAGTTATAGTTTCCACAGCAACAACAGAATCGATTTTAATATTTTGTCCAATTGTTGCAGTTACAGTTTCAGATGCTACTGTTATCTCAGTGTTAAGAGGAGGAAATACTGTAATTGAGCCAGAAATCTCATTAAAGAATAATTGAGGAGCACCAGTTATGCCAGTAGCACCAGTAGCGCCAGTAGTTCCAGTAGCACCAGTAGCTCCGGTGGCACCAGTAGCACCAG
The window above is part of the Clostridium saccharoperbutylacetonicum N1-4(HMT) genome. Proteins encoded here:
- a CDS encoding glycosyltransferase, with amino-acid sequence MITISLCMIVKNEEDSIARCLESVKDIADEMIIVDTGSSDKTKDIVGRYTSKIYDFQWIDDFSAARNFSFSNATKDYILWLDADDVILPEDVEKLKTLKETLDPSVDSVTAKYNIGFDEYGNVTASYRRNRLVKRVNNFKWYGFVHEYLAVGGNIFNSEIGITHKKIKHTPKRNLEIYRGKLEQGAEFTPRDILYYGNELYDHNIYDEALEYYNKFLDSKQGWFEDNIRVCGKICDYYQSINKIEEARKYAFRSFEYDTPRAEACCKIGFSFLHEKKYKQAAFWYEEATKLEKPKDSWGFFNDSCWTWLPHLQLCVCYDKLGNYKLAYEHNEIASQFRPNDERILYNKKYFEKLGFS